ACGAGGAGATACTTGCATGGAACAAATAGCAGTGAAACAACCAGGGGAAGGGACAGGAACTGCAAGGGATTATCTTTTTGATAATTTAAGAGCAATTTTAATTATATTAGTGGTATGGGGACATTTACTTACCTCGATGATGGGTGAGTCCGATGTAATAAAAAGTATTTATTATTTTATTTTCTTTTTTCATATGCCTGCAATGACTTTTGTTTCAGGTTATTTCTCTAAGAATCTGGAGAAGGTCAGAAGCAATGCCTTTGTAACGATATTAATACCTTATGTAATATTAAATATTTTAAATTATTCCTATAAGGTATTGGTCATTAAGGAATCGCTTTCTGGCTTTAAATTATTACGGCCATATTGGGGATTGTGGTATCTTCTGGCGCTATTTCTTTGGAAATTCTTTCTAAAGGATTTGGTGAAAATACGCTTTCTCCTGCCTTTAAGCTTTATTATAGCTTTACTTAGTGGATTTAGTAGTGAATTTGCGGATTATATGGCTCTCGGAAGGACAATCTGCTTTTTCCCGTTCTTCTTACTCGGTTATTATTGTACGAAGGAGCATGTGGAGCGGATTCGAAAAATACCGAGGGTGTTTTCCTATATAGCAATCGTAGTTGTAGGTGGATTATCTACTTATATCGTATATCAGGATATATTTAAAGTAGAAGTTCTGTACCTAAGAAGGCCATATCCGGAAGACATCAAATTGAAATCCATGTTATTCCGATGCTTAGTATATGTGATTGCGATTATTATGATTTTGGTATTAACGAATGTTATGACTGCCAGAAGAACCTTTTTAACAAAGGTTGGAGCCAGTACGATGACAGTCTATATACTTCATTTATTTACAATACCACTATTAGAAAAATATGAGATTCTAAAGGATAAGCCATATTGGTATCTTTTATATTCTGTTTTGATGACGGCACTGATTACATTTTTATATACAAGACCGATAGTGAAACGGATATATGATGGGTTTATTGATTTTCTAACCGGTATCATCGTGAAAGAAAACTAGAATTAACGTCAACTGAGAAAGGCAATGGTGAATATGAAGCTTAGTATTATAGTTCCCTTTCATAAGGGAATACATTTTTTGGAGGATTGTTTTGAAAGTATCAGAGACCAGGGGCTGACAAATTATGAAACGATACTGGTCTTAGATCATGTGGAGGAGAATG
The nucleotide sequence above comes from Variimorphobacter saccharofermentans. Encoded proteins:
- a CDS encoding acyltransferase family protein; its protein translation is MEQIAVKQPGEGTGTARDYLFDNLRAILIILVVWGHLLTSMMGESDVIKSIYYFIFFFHMPAMTFVSGYFSKNLEKVRSNAFVTILIPYVILNILNYSYKVLVIKESLSGFKLLRPYWGLWYLLALFLWKFFLKDLVKIRFLLPLSFIIALLSGFSSEFADYMALGRTICFFPFFLLGYYCTKEHVERIRKIPRVFSYIAIVVVGGLSTYIVYQDIFKVEVLYLRRPYPEDIKLKSMLFRCLVYVIAIIMILVLTNVMTARRTFLTKVGASTMTVYILHLFTIPLLEKYEILKDKPYWYLLYSVLMTALITFLYTRPIVKRIYDGFIDFLTGIIVKEN